A window of Myxococcales bacterium contains these coding sequences:
- a CDS encoding DUF115 domain-containing protein, translated as MNRDQMRRVFSPRERTALKLMTRAGLRRAFYAWYRATRSSSPGIGQFRDIHSGQRCFVLGCGPSLKQHDPAPLANEFTFGMNGTFLLHDWLGFESTYYAVEDALFHEDRFQDIKDLVRASVSFFPLQLECHGFNRSNRYYYRGIQDFDDVQSANWPAFSNDATRLLFSGGTVTYICLQLAYFMGFEEVILLGMDHAYSKPDDLIVRGHEWTSTGADPNHFDPDYFGPGYRWRDPQTHRMEKSYTVARRVFERSGRRIVNASVGGKLEVFERVDYESLFSSL; from the coding sequence GTGAATCGCGATCAAATGCGGCGGGTGTTCAGTCCCCGGGAGCGCACAGCCCTGAAACTGATGACCCGGGCGGGACTGCGGCGGGCGTTCTATGCCTGGTACCGAGCCACCCGTTCTTCATCTCCGGGGATCGGGCAGTTCCGGGACATCCACTCGGGACAGCGCTGCTTCGTTCTCGGTTGCGGTCCCTCGCTCAAGCAGCATGACCCCGCCCCGCTCGCCAACGAATTCACTTTCGGGATGAATGGGACCTTCTTGCTTCACGACTGGCTCGGCTTCGAATCGACCTACTACGCCGTCGAAGACGCGCTGTTCCACGAAGATCGCTTCCAGGACATCAAGGACCTCGTTCGCGCTTCCGTCAGTTTTTTTCCGCTGCAGCTCGAATGCCATGGCTTCAACCGATCCAACCGCTACTACTACCGGGGAATTCAGGACTTCGACGACGTCCAGTCTGCGAACTGGCCAGCGTTTTCAAACGATGCCACTCGCCTGCTCTTCAGCGGGGGAACCGTGACGTACATCTGTTTGCAGCTGGCCTATTTCATGGGTTTTGAAGAAGTGATCTTGCTCGGTATGGATCACGCCTACTCGAAGCCCGACGATCTCATTGTCCGGGGTCACGAGTGGACCTCGACCGGTGCGGATCCAAACCACTTCGATCCGGACTACTTTGGCCCTGGCTATCGCTGGCGGGACCCGCAGACCCATCGCATGGAAAAGTCCTACACCGTGGCCCGTCGCGTGTTCGAGCGGAGCGGCAGGCGGATTGTCAACGCGAGCGTGGGTGGCAAACTCGAGGTCTTCGAACGCGTGGACTACGAGTCTCTGTTCTCTAGCTTGTAA
- a CDS encoding CAAX prenyl protease-related protein — translation MTTQRDGHGWWPYLGPYMAFLLGAQLSGEFPDAWQPAMLVVKPALPGGLILYFFLRGDYPELRAMRFRPGWALLDIAFGVLLAVQWMGPYLLIEALPRPDAENGFNPQMAGESMVAVILAIRMFGFALVTPVFEELFIRSFVMRYADCYLRPGDFRKIEIARYTLRSFISTVLIFTVAHAFWEWWVALPWVVATNLWFYLRKDMSSAILVHAATNASILIYVVLATGGVPGHALWVFA, via the coding sequence ATGACGACCCAGCGAGATGGGCACGGGTGGTGGCCGTACCTCGGTCCCTATATGGCGTTTCTGCTGGGCGCCCAGTTGTCGGGCGAGTTTCCCGACGCCTGGCAACCCGCGATGTTGGTCGTCAAGCCCGCGCTGCCGGGGGGGTTGATTCTCTACTTCTTCCTGCGCGGCGACTATCCAGAGCTTCGTGCCATGAGATTTCGTCCGGGCTGGGCGCTGCTCGACATCGCTTTCGGGGTTTTGTTGGCTGTCCAATGGATGGGGCCATACTTGCTGATCGAAGCGCTCCCGCGGCCCGATGCCGAGAATGGCTTCAACCCACAGATGGCCGGCGAATCCATGGTCGCAGTCATTCTGGCGATTCGAATGTTTGGATTTGCGCTGGTGACACCCGTATTCGAGGAACTCTTCATTCGCAGCTTCGTGATGCGCTACGCGGACTGCTACCTGCGCCCGGGAGACTTCCGCAAGATCGAGATCGCCCGCTATACGCTGCGGAGTTTCATCTCCACGGTGTTGATCTTCACCGTGGCCCACGCGTTCTGGGAGTGGTGGGTGGCGCTGCCCTGGGTCGTGGCGACCAACCTCTGGTTCTACCTGCGCAAGGACATGAGTTCGGCGATTCTGGTACACGCAGCCACCAACGCGAGCATTCTCATCTATGTCGTGCTGGCGACCGGCGGCGTGCCGGGGCACGCACTCTGGGTGTTTGCCTAG